Proteins co-encoded in one Candidatus Methylomirabilota bacterium genomic window:
- a CDS encoding amidohydrolase, producing the protein MLVTNARIYTMDALGSVADSLVVRDGRIVFCGRRADVNPAAGEPILDLHGRAVLPGLVDAHGHLMHLARARFTLDAGGRTSEEAIARRVGEAAARLPRGEWIAGRGWDQNLWADMAFPSRASLDRVAPDHPVALVRVDGHATWANSAALRAAGIDRHTPDPSGGVIVRDGRGEPTGLLVDTAQRLVAHVQPPPDEARFDAAVREAIAQCLAAGLTGLHEMGADLRALAAYRRLVERGQFPLRNYVAVAGREPAAWERYRADGPESMGDGRVEVRALKLMADGALGSRGAALHHPYCDDPENSGLVLLPPDELYRLTADAAARGFQVCVHAIGDRANTMVLDAFERVLAERPAARALRHRVEHAQILAERDIGRFARLGVLPSMQATHCTSDMPWAEARLGPERLRGAYAWRSLLATGVRIAGGSDFPVEDPNPFHGIYAAVARRPRTGEDRGWQPEQRMTRDEAVRSFTAWNAEASGQDRLTGTLEVGKRADLVALSDDVFTCPESAIKDITPRLTLVAGEIVYESRA; encoded by the coding sequence ATGCTTGTCACCAATGCGCGGATCTACACGATGGACGCCCTCGGCTCCGTGGCCGATTCGCTGGTGGTCCGGGACGGCCGCATCGTCTTCTGCGGCCGCCGCGCGGACGTCAATCCCGCCGCCGGCGAGCCGATTCTCGATCTGCATGGGCGCGCGGTGCTGCCCGGGCTCGTGGATGCGCACGGGCACCTGATGCACCTCGCGCGCGCGCGCTTCACCCTCGACGCAGGCGGACGCACCTCCGAGGAGGCCATCGCGCGGCGCGTGGGCGAGGCGGCGGCCCGGCTCCCCCGCGGCGAGTGGATCGCGGGCCGCGGCTGGGACCAGAATCTCTGGGCGGACATGGCCTTCCCGTCGCGCGCCTCCCTCGACCGCGTCGCGCCCGATCACCCGGTGGCGCTGGTGCGTGTGGACGGCCATGCGACGTGGGCCAATTCCGCCGCCCTCCGCGCGGCCGGGATCGACCGCCACACGCCCGATCCCTCCGGCGGCGTGATCGTGCGCGACGGGCGCGGCGAGCCCACCGGTCTTCTCGTGGACACCGCGCAGCGGCTCGTGGCTCACGTGCAGCCGCCGCCCGACGAGGCGCGCTTCGACGCGGCGGTGCGCGAGGCCATCGCCCAGTGCCTCGCCGCCGGGCTCACCGGCCTCCACGAGATGGGGGCGGATCTACGCGCCCTCGCCGCCTATCGCCGCCTCGTCGAGCGTGGCCAGTTTCCACTCCGGAACTACGTCGCGGTGGCCGGTCGCGAGCCGGCGGCCTGGGAGCGCTACCGGGCGGACGGCCCCGAGTCCATGGGCGACGGCCGGGTGGAGGTGCGCGCGCTCAAGCTCATGGCCGACGGCGCGCTTGGCTCGCGCGGGGCGGCGCTGCATCATCCGTACTGCGACGATCCCGAGAACTCGGGCCTGGTGCTGCTCCCCCCCGACGAGCTCTACCGTCTCACCGCGGACGCCGCCGCGCGCGGCTTCCAGGTGTGCGTGCACGCCATCGGGGACCGCGCCAACACCATGGTGCTCGACGCCTTCGAGCGCGTGCTCGCGGAGCGGCCGGCGGCCCGTGCGCTCCGGCACCGCGTGGAGCACGCGCAGATCCTCGCCGAGCGCGACATCGGCCGGTTCGCGCGCCTCGGCGTGCTCCCCAGCATGCAGGCGACCCACTGCACGTCGGACATGCCGTGGGCGGAAGCGCGCCTCGGACCGGAGCGACTGCGGGGCGCGTACGCATGGCGGTCACTGCTGGCCACCGGCGTGCGCATCGCGGGTGGCTCGGACTTCCCCGTCGAGGATCCCAACCCGTTCCACGGGATCTACGCGGCGGTGGCGCGGCGGCCGCGGACCGGCGAGGACCGCGGGTGGCAGCCGGAGCAGCGGATGACGCGGGACGAGGCGGTGCGGTCCTTCACCGCCTGGAACGCGGAAGCGTCGGGTCAGGACCGCTTGACGGGCACGCTGGAGGTGGGCAAGCGCGCCGACCTCGTGGCGCTCTCCGACGACGTCTTCACCTGTCCGGAGAGCGCCATCAAGGACATCACGCCGCGCCTCACCCTGGTGGCCGGCGAGATCGTCTACGAGAGCCGAGCCTAG
- a CDS encoding MFS transporter, with protein MTTPLPRAPVSPAPRPPHLRHNVLALGLDFGLFLVGLSFAGQATILPAFAAHLGAPNVVIGAIPALMTVGWYLPPLFVAGYTESLSRKLPFIVRYTVWERAPYLVLAAVAFTLADPAPGLSLALFLAMLLVIAATGGVLMPAWLDVVGRAIPTRLRGRFFAATSMSAGVAGLGAGLVTAWLLATVPAPRSYGICFVIAALFLGLSYVALASVKEPDGPAAAAATSLVRQLRRVPGLLRGDRNLAWYLATRLFATIGGVASGFYTAYALTVLGTPAWRAGVFTTAIIVGKLAGDAVLGWVADHAGHRAVLIVGVLATVVGNGIALTARSADVLDLVFALVGVQFAAHNVSGLNVLLEFAPSVAERPTYIGLGLTMVAPVAFAAPLVAGLVADTVGFRAVFLGAALGGLTALVLLIGLVRDPRHEREARVAV; from the coding sequence GTGACCACCCCGCTGCCACGCGCTCCCGTCAGCCCGGCACCCCGTCCGCCGCACCTGCGCCATAACGTGCTGGCGCTGGGGCTGGACTTCGGTCTGTTCCTGGTCGGCCTCTCCTTCGCGGGCCAGGCCACCATCCTGCCCGCCTTCGCCGCCCACCTGGGCGCGCCCAACGTGGTGATCGGCGCGATTCCCGCGCTGATGACGGTGGGCTGGTACCTGCCGCCCTTGTTCGTCGCCGGCTACACGGAGTCCCTGTCGCGCAAGCTGCCGTTCATCGTCCGGTACACCGTCTGGGAGCGCGCGCCGTACCTGGTGCTCGCCGCGGTGGCCTTCACGCTCGCGGATCCGGCACCCGGCCTCTCGCTCGCCCTGTTCCTCGCCATGCTGCTCGTCATCGCGGCCACGGGGGGTGTCCTCATGCCCGCGTGGCTGGACGTGGTGGGTCGCGCCATCCCCACCAGGCTCCGAGGCCGCTTCTTCGCCGCGACGAGCATGTCGGCGGGCGTCGCCGGCCTCGGCGCCGGGCTCGTGACCGCCTGGCTGCTCGCCACCGTGCCCGCGCCCCGGAGCTACGGGATCTGCTTCGTCATCGCCGCCCTGTTCCTGGGCCTGTCCTACGTCGCGCTGGCGAGCGTCAAGGAGCCGGACGGTCCCGCCGCCGCGGCCGCGACCTCGCTCGTGCGCCAGCTCCGCCGCGTCCCTGGGCTGCTGCGCGGCGATCGCAACCTGGCCTGGTATCTCGCCACGCGCCTCTTCGCCACCATCGGCGGGGTGGCGAGCGGGTTCTACACCGCGTACGCGCTCACCGTGCTGGGGACGCCCGCGTGGCGGGCCGGCGTGTTCACCACCGCGATCATCGTGGGGAAGCTTGCGGGGGACGCGGTACTCGGGTGGGTCGCCGATCACGCCGGCCACCGGGCCGTGCTCATCGTGGGCGTCCTCGCCACGGTGGTCGGCAACGGCATCGCCCTGACCGCGCGCTCCGCCGATGTCCTGGATCTGGTCTTCGCGCTCGTGGGCGTGCAGTTCGCCGCGCACAACGTGTCCGGGCTCAACGTCTTGCTGGAATTCGCCCCGTCGGTTGCCGAGCGCCCGACCTACATCGGTCTCGGGCTCACCATGGTGGCGCCGGTGGCCTTTGCCGCCCCGCTCGTCGCGGGGCTCGTGGCCGACACCGTGGGGTTCCGCGCGGTGTTCCTCGGCGCGGCGCTGGGCGGGCTGACCGCGCTCGTCCTGCTCATCGGCCTCGTGCGCGATCCGCGCCACGAGCGGGAGGCGCGCGTTGCCGTGTGA